In one window of Microcoleus sp. FACHB-831 DNA:
- the cysC gene encoding adenylyl-sulfate kinase, which yields MEQRGLTVWLTGLSGAGKTTISQALEKELRSRGCKVEVLDGDIVRQHLAKGLGFSKEDRDENIRRIGFVANLLTRNGVIVIVSAISPYREIREELREKIGNFMEVFVNAPLEVCEQRDVKGLYKKARAGEIKGFTGIDDPYEQPLNPDIECRTAKEKVTESVSKVMAKIEELSYL from the coding sequence ATAGAACAGCGTGGCTTGACAGTTTGGTTGACGGGGTTGAGCGGTGCAGGCAAAACTACTATCAGCCAAGCCTTAGAGAAAGAACTGCGATCGCGCGGATGTAAAGTTGAAGTCCTAGATGGAGACATAGTGCGCCAGCACTTAGCAAAAGGACTCGGCTTTAGCAAAGAAGACCGCGACGAAAACATCCGGCGCATTGGTTTTGTAGCCAACCTCTTGACACGTAATGGCGTGATAGTAATAGTTTCCGCTATCTCTCCTTACCGAGAAATTCGAGAAGAATTAAGGGAAAAAATTGGTAACTTTATGGAAGTGTTTGTAAACGCTCCATTAGAGGTTTGCGAACAACGCGACGTGAAGGGACTATATAAAAAAGCAAGAGCTGGAGAAATCAAAGGGTTTACTGGAATTGATGACCCCTACGAGCAACCCCTCAACCCTGACATTGAATGCAGGACTGCTAAAGAAAAAGTGACCGAAAGCGTGTCCAAAGTTATGGCAAAGATAGAAGAATTAAGTTACCTTTGA
- a CDS encoding glycosyltransferase yields the protein MPLISVIVPVFNGEITIRDTIESVLNQSFSDFELITIDDGSQDSSLDIISQIPDSRIKVFSYSNAGLAASRNRGLAQASGEYISFIDADDLWTQDKLEAQLNALIDNPQAGVAYSWTDYIDDSSQFLRRGSHISANGDVLEKLLLVNFLENGSNPLIRREAFNSVGNFDESLPAAQDWDMWLRLAARYHFIAVRSPQILYRVSASSMSANVFRLEAATLQVFEKAYSSAPETLQHLKRYSLANLYKYLTFKALEGSPKQQRGAIAARFFWNAIKNDPSLARHARVMFKSLLKISTVALLPPQQSEPLLTKFKNFADINGLLNYIRADIK from the coding sequence ATGCCCCTGATATCTGTTATTGTTCCCGTTTTTAATGGTGAAATTACCATTCGAGACACTATTGAATCGGTTTTAAACCAAAGTTTCTCAGATTTTGAATTAATAACGATAGATGATGGCTCGCAAGACTCCAGCCTGGATATTATTTCCCAAATCCCCGATTCCCGAATTAAGGTCTTTTCGTATTCTAATGCTGGGCTAGCTGCCAGCCGCAACCGGGGATTAGCCCAGGCTTCGGGGGAATATATTTCATTTATAGATGCAGATGACCTCTGGACGCAAGATAAGCTGGAGGCGCAGCTAAATGCGCTGATCGACAATCCTCAAGCGGGAGTTGCTTATAGTTGGACAGACTATATAGATGACTCTAGCCAGTTTTTGCGTCGGGGCAGTCATATAAGTGCCAATGGCGATGTTTTAGAGAAGCTGTTGTTAGTGAATTTCTTAGAAAATGGCTCAAACCCCTTGATACGCAGGGAAGCTTTTAACTCTGTAGGTAACTTTGACGAGTCGCTTCCGGCGGCTCAAGATTGGGATATGTGGTTGCGGTTGGCAGCTCGTTATCATTTTATCGCCGTGCGATCGCCACAAATTTTATATAGAGTATCTGCTAGTTCAATGTCTGCTAATGTTTTCAGGCTGGAAGCTGCAACTTTGCAAGTATTTGAAAAAGCCTATAGTAGCGCTCCGGAAACCTTACAGCACTTAAAAAGATACAGTCTGGCTAACCTTTACAAGTATCTTACGTTTAAAGCCTTAGAAGGTTCTCCTAAACAACAAAGAGGCGCGATCGCTGCCCGCTTTTTCTGGAATGCTATAAAAAACGATCCGTCTTTGGCTCGACACGCACGAGTGATGTTTAAATCTTTGTTGAAAATTTCCACAGTGGCTCTACTACCTCCTCAGCAGTCAGAGCCTTTGTTAACTAAATTTAAGAATTTTGCCGATATTAATGGTTTGCTCAACTACATCCGTGCGGACATCAAGTAA
- the rpmB gene encoding 50S ribosomal protein L28 — protein MSRRCQLTGKKANNAFAISHSHRRTKKLQEANLQWKRIWWSQGNRWVRLRLSTKAIKTLGHKGLDAMAKEAGIDLNRF, from the coding sequence ATGTCGCGCAGATGCCAGTTAACCGGGAAAAAGGCTAATAATGCCTTTGCAATTTCTCACTCGCACCGCCGTACCAAAAAGCTACAGGAAGCTAACCTACAGTGGAAGCGGATTTGGTGGTCGCAAGGAAACCGTTGGGTGAGGTTGCGGCTCTCCACTAAAGCAATCAAGACTTTGGGACACAAAGGTTTGGACGCGATGGCAAAGGAAGCTGGGATTGATCTGAATCGTTTCTAA
- the htpG gene encoding molecular chaperone HtpG: MTVLEQGNITIHTENIFPIIKKSLYTDHEIFLRELISNAVDAIQKLKMVSFAGEVTGEIGEPEIQIAIDKDKKTLSVTDNGIGMTADEVKKYINQVAFSSAEEFIEKYKNNGEQAIIGHFGLGFYSSFMVAKQVEIDTLSYREGAQAVHWSCDGSPAFQLEESTRTERGTTVTLTLQDEEQEYLEPIRIRQLIKTYCDFMPVAIKLDGEVVNKQKAPWKESPQNLTKEDYLEFYRYLYPFQEEPLLWVHLNTDYPFILNGILYFPKLKPDVDITKGQIKLFCNQVYVSDRCEEVIPKFLLPLRGVIDSTDIPLNVSRSALTNDRTVRRIADYIAKKVGDRLKELYRDNREEYIRCWQDIGTFVKFGSLNDDKFKKQVEDIIIYRTTVNLSAASSDTPAVQVQTEGEDAWQDVTPKPSDNKDSEGKSYTTLKEYLERNKDRHENRVYYCTDESSQATYVELHKKQGLEVLFMDSFIDPHFISFLEREYSEVKFSRVDSDLDKTLIDEDKASEIVDPKTNKTRSETVKELFENALNKPKVNIRTEALKSDDPQGTPPAMVLLPEALRRLREMNALISQQNVEFPEEHILVVNTAHPLIQQLVEMSQGSIVQAEGKSPSGELANMICQHVYDLALMAQKGFNADAMKSFVERSNQVLTRLTQR; this comes from the coding sequence ATGACCGTACTGGAACAGGGCAATATCACTATTCACACCGAGAATATCTTCCCCATTATCAAGAAGTCTCTCTATACAGATCACGAAATCTTCTTGCGGGAATTGATATCCAACGCCGTCGATGCCATCCAAAAACTCAAGATGGTCTCTTTCGCTGGCGAAGTTACGGGGGAAATCGGCGAACCGGAAATTCAGATTGCTATTGATAAAGACAAAAAAACTCTCTCTGTCACCGATAACGGTATCGGTATGACAGCAGATGAGGTAAAGAAATACATCAACCAAGTTGCTTTTTCTAGCGCCGAAGAATTTATCGAAAAGTATAAAAACAACGGCGAACAGGCGATTATCGGCCACTTCGGTCTGGGATTCTACTCATCCTTCATGGTGGCGAAGCAAGTAGAGATTGATACTCTCTCTTACCGGGAAGGAGCGCAAGCCGTACACTGGTCTTGCGACGGTTCGCCAGCGTTCCAGTTAGAAGAGTCCACCAGAACCGAGCGAGGCACTACTGTCACCCTGACGCTTCAAGATGAAGAACAGGAGTACCTTGAACCGATTCGCATTCGCCAGTTGATAAAAACATACTGCGACTTCATGCCAGTTGCGATTAAACTCGATGGCGAGGTCGTTAACAAGCAAAAGGCTCCTTGGAAGGAATCTCCCCAAAACCTGACTAAGGAAGACTATCTAGAGTTTTATCGCTACCTCTACCCCTTCCAGGAAGAACCGTTGTTGTGGGTGCATCTGAATACAGATTATCCCTTCATCCTCAACGGGATTCTATATTTCCCGAAGCTTAAGCCGGATGTAGATATTACTAAAGGCCAGATTAAGCTGTTCTGCAATCAAGTCTATGTAAGCGATCGCTGCGAGGAAGTAATTCCTAAGTTTCTGCTACCGCTGCGGGGAGTCATTGACAGTACCGATATTCCCCTGAACGTTTCTCGTAGCGCTCTGACCAACGATCGCACTGTTCGTAGAATTGCGGATTACATTGCTAAGAAAGTAGGCGATCGCCTAAAAGAACTTTACCGCGACAACCGCGAAGAATACATCCGTTGCTGGCAAGATATTGGCACTTTTGTCAAATTCGGTTCGCTCAACGACGACAAATTCAAAAAACAAGTTGAAGACATCATCATCTATCGCACTACAGTTAATCTGAGTGCTGCTAGCAGCGATACCCCAGCAGTCCAGGTACAAACTGAAGGGGAAGATGCTTGGCAAGACGTAACTCCCAAACCCTCTGACAATAAGGATTCTGAGGGTAAATCTTACACCACCCTTAAGGAATACCTGGAGCGTAACAAAGACCGCCACGAAAATCGCGTCTATTATTGCACCGACGAATCCTCCCAAGCCACCTACGTGGAATTACATAAAAAGCAGGGTCTGGAAGTCCTGTTTATGGATTCCTTTATTGACCCTCACTTCATTTCGTTCTTAGAGCGGGAGTATTCTGAGGTTAAGTTCTCTCGTGTAGACTCCGACTTAGACAAAACGCTGATTGACGAAGATAAAGCTAGCGAAATTGTTGACCCCAAAACCAACAAAACCCGCAGCGAAACGGTTAAGGAATTGTTCGAGAATGCTCTCAACAAGCCGAAAGTGAATATCCGAACCGAAGCGCTGAAGTCGGATGATCCGCAAGGAACGCCGCCAGCGATGGTACTTTTACCAGAAGCTTTGCGACGCTTGAGGGAGATGAACGCCTTAATCTCGCAGCAAAATGTCGAGTTCCCTGAAGAACATATTTTGGTAGTTAATACAGCGCACCCACTGATTCAACAGTTGGTCGAGATGAGCCAAGGTAGTATCGTCCAAGCTGAGGGTAAATCTCCTTCCGGTGAACTGGCTAATATGATTTGCCAGCACGTCTACGATTTGGCGCTGATGGCTCAGAAGGGATTTAACGCCGACGCGATGAAATCCTTTGTTGAGCGGTCGAATCAGGTACTCACTCGTTTGACGCAACGCTAG
- a CDS encoding sulfotransferase domain-containing protein — MNPQSTRRLIVSGWQNIKSKLPPQTSRRVGTLIGKLAKTPIGRKLGVWYDDRSADAFLISFPKCGRTWLRLMIGRSLERYFDLSHPDILMRTLELSQLSSLHPDVPKIVVSHDDDPQWKKPQELEQSKEKYKHAKVILLVRDPRDVIVSNYFEHSKRISADHVKVLSKLEHLKPYVDRIKLYEGDLPTYIHEEIGGFNSLLRFYNIWVENQHVPTGLLLVRYEDIHANPHQEVRRVLNFVGLEQISDEIISEAVEYASFDNMRKMEEADKFNSLILRPGNKKDEESFKTRKGKVGGFTEYLDEKEIEYVNRQMNEILSDFYGYKP, encoded by the coding sequence ATGAATCCACAGTCAACTCGGCGGCTTATCGTAAGCGGCTGGCAGAACATCAAAAGTAAGCTTCCACCTCAAACCAGCAGAAGAGTTGGAACGCTGATCGGAAAATTAGCAAAAACCCCTATAGGGCGCAAGCTTGGCGTCTGGTATGACGATCGTTCTGCTGACGCTTTTTTAATTTCCTTCCCCAAATGCGGACGAACTTGGCTGAGGTTGATGATCGGGCGATCGCTCGAACGTTACTTTGATTTATCTCATCCCGATATTCTGATGAGAACGCTGGAGTTGAGCCAGCTATCAAGTCTACATCCTGACGTACCTAAAATTGTAGTTAGTCACGATGACGATCCTCAATGGAAAAAGCCCCAGGAATTAGAGCAATCTAAGGAAAAATACAAGCACGCCAAAGTTATATTGTTGGTACGCGATCCAAGAGATGTCATTGTATCCAACTACTTTGAACATAGCAAACGCATTAGCGCCGACCATGTTAAAGTTTTAAGCAAGCTAGAACATTTAAAACCTTACGTCGATCGTATAAAACTCTACGAAGGTGACTTGCCTACCTACATACATGAAGAAATAGGCGGCTTTAATAGCTTGTTAAGATTTTACAACATTTGGGTAGAAAATCAGCACGTTCCAACAGGTCTTTTGCTTGTAAGGTATGAAGATATTCATGCCAATCCCCACCAGGAAGTAAGGAGAGTTTTAAACTTTGTGGGGCTAGAGCAAATAAGCGATGAAATTATCTCTGAAGCGGTTGAATACGCATCTTTTGACAATATGAGAAAGATGGAAGAGGCGGATAAGTTTAACTCGCTGATATTAAGACCGGGTAACAAAAAAGATGAAGAATCTTTCAAAACCCGCAAGGGAAAAGTGGGAGGATTTACCGAGTATCTAGATGAAAAAGAAATAGAGTATGTGAATCGCCAAATGAACGAAATTCTATCAGATTTTTATGGGTATAAACCGTGA
- a CDS encoding glycosyltransferase has protein sequence MPTISTIIPAYNSEKTIRETIESVINQSFSDLEIIVINDGSQDSTLEIVSCISEPRLKVFSYANAGVSASRNRGFSHATGEYISFLDADDIWTPDKLEAQLKALQENPQAGVAYSWTNWIDESGRFLRPGLHIARTGDVYKNLLVKDFIESGSNPLIRRQALVEVGGFDESLMNTADWDMWLRLAARYNFVAVPSPQILYRVAPSSMSSNVWRIEDESLKIIEKAFASGNESLQPLKREILANRYKYLTFKTLDGIPERRRGLVAARFLGNAVRNDPAMLQNPVILLIALFKIAAVTLLPSKQAEALLRKVKSLSKK, from the coding sequence ATGCCGACAATCTCTACGATTATTCCTGCTTACAATAGTGAAAAAACTATTCGGGAAACAATTGAGTCAGTCATAAATCAAAGTTTCTCAGACTTGGAAATAATCGTCATTAATGATGGTTCGCAAGACTCAACTCTAGAGATTGTATCGTGCATTTCAGAACCCCGGTTGAAAGTCTTTTCCTATGCCAATGCTGGCGTATCGGCGAGTCGCAACCGGGGGTTTTCTCATGCTACTGGCGAATATATTTCGTTTCTGGATGCAGACGATATCTGGACACCGGATAAATTAGAAGCGCAGTTAAAAGCTTTGCAAGAAAATCCTCAAGCAGGTGTCGCTTATAGCTGGACTAATTGGATTGACGAATCCGGGCGATTTTTACGTCCAGGTCTTCATATTGCGAGGACAGGGGATGTTTATAAAAATTTATTAGTAAAAGATTTTATAGAAAGTGGTTCTAATCCTTTAATTCGGCGACAAGCTTTAGTCGAAGTTGGTGGCTTTGATGAGTCGCTGATGAATACTGCCGATTGGGATATGTGGCTGCGGTTGGCAGCCCGTTATAATTTTGTAGCGGTGCCATCACCACAAATTCTATATAGGGTTGCTCCTAGTTCGATGTCTTCTAATGTTTGGCGTATTGAGGATGAAAGTTTAAAAATAATTGAAAAAGCTTTTGCTTCTGGGAATGAATCTTTACAGCCTCTTAAAAGAGAGATTTTGGCAAATCGTTATAAGTATCTTACCTTTAAAACTCTTGATGGAATTCCAGAAAGGCGTAGAGGCTTAGTAGCCGCTAGATTTCTTGGGAATGCGGTTAGAAACGATCCAGCTATGCTCCAAAACCCAGTAATTTTATTGATAGCTTTATTTAAAATTGCAGCAGTAACTCTACTACCATCTAAACAAGCTGAGGCATTGCTAAGGAAGGTTAAAAGTTTATCTAAAAAGTAA
- a CDS encoding radical SAM/SPASM domain-containing protein, translated as MFKSLLSNLKALFPQPLKKRLKRSVHHWLNVISTEYNFRFRRQAVKEQLNAIRNLPRNLHIEGTNICNAKCTFCAYPQMERAKETMPMEDFKRIINEYVAMGGNYVSLTPIVGDPFVDRNIFERLDYLYSLPEIKGFYFYTNAILMKPQVSQRLLAYGEKLEIHVSFGGFDRETYKEIMGIDMFDVVRHNIEAFIDQKVRSGSATGFQIALRCPLSKCTGDLWKKFRQLEREGVLKIQSIPAYDSWAGKVKEENLKKVGLEPTEKPYKRGACELLYMKPIVLANGKVNACACRDVEAELIVGDLKESTLSEVWTGKGIEELIERHESGDFPDVCKRCTWYVSVYNRHSANSRINQAALHWSEQ; from the coding sequence ATGTTTAAATCGCTGTTAAGCAATCTTAAAGCACTGTTCCCCCAACCTCTCAAAAAACGCCTGAAGCGCAGCGTGCATCATTGGCTTAATGTTATCTCAACCGAATATAATTTCCGCTTTAGACGCCAAGCAGTCAAAGAACAATTGAACGCCATCCGCAACTTACCCAGAAATCTCCACATTGAAGGGACTAACATTTGTAATGCCAAGTGTACCTTTTGCGCCTATCCCCAGATGGAAAGAGCAAAGGAAACAATGCCGATGGAGGATTTTAAACGCATCATCAATGAGTATGTGGCGATGGGCGGCAATTATGTCTCGCTCACACCAATTGTCGGAGATCCTTTCGTAGATCGCAACATTTTTGAGAGGCTAGACTACCTCTACTCGCTTCCTGAAATAAAAGGGTTTTACTTCTACACAAACGCAATTTTAATGAAGCCGCAAGTCAGCCAACGGCTTCTTGCTTACGGAGAAAAGTTAGAAATTCACGTTTCATTTGGTGGGTTCGATAGAGAAACGTACAAAGAGATTATGGGCATCGATATGTTCGATGTCGTGCGCCATAATATTGAAGCGTTTATTGACCAGAAAGTTCGATCGGGTTCCGCTACTGGGTTCCAAATTGCGCTGCGCTGTCCTCTCTCAAAGTGTACGGGAGATTTGTGGAAGAAGTTTCGCCAATTGGAACGCGAGGGAGTATTGAAGATCCAGTCTATCCCCGCCTATGATTCTTGGGCAGGAAAAGTAAAGGAAGAAAATCTTAAAAAGGTGGGATTGGAACCAACAGAAAAACCATACAAGCGGGGTGCTTGCGAACTTTTGTATATGAAACCTATTGTGTTGGCAAATGGTAAAGTAAATGCCTGCGCTTGTCGGGATGTTGAAGCTGAGTTAATAGTAGGCGATCTTAAGGAATCTACTCTATCAGAAGTTTGGACGGGTAAGGGTATTGAAGAATTGATTGAGCGCCACGAAAGCGGCGATTTTCCCGATGTGTGCAAGCGTTGTACTTGGTACGTTAGTGTTTATAACCGCCATAGTGCTAATAGCCGGATAAACCAAGCCGCATTGCACTGGAGCGAACAATGA